One Cyanobacteriota bacterium DNA window includes the following coding sequences:
- a CDS encoding ATP-binding protein yields the protein MPRWFNTAGPCRADIHYMLPPTGRLPQLERLIAQETYFVIHAPRQTGK from the coding sequence ATGCCCCGCTGGTTCAACACCGCTGGCCCCTGCCGTGCCGACATTCACTACATGCTGCCCCCTACTGGCCGGTTGCCGCAACTGGAGCGCCTGATTGCGCAAGAAACCTATTTCGTCATCCACGCCCCCCGGCAGACCGGCAAA